One Agelaius phoeniceus isolate bAgePho1 chromosome 7, bAgePho1.hap1, whole genome shotgun sequence DNA segment encodes these proteins:
- the CYBRD1 gene encoding plasma membrane ascorbate-dependent reductase CYBRD1: protein MEDYGRFLALLASSLLVGFVSVILSLVWVFHYREGLSWDGSPAEFNWHPVLIITGFVFMQGIAIIVYRLPWTWKCSKLLMKFIHAGLNTIAMILAIVSMVAVFDFHNAKNIPNMYSLHSWIGLTAVIFYSLQLFLGFAVFLLPFAPVRLRVALMPIHVYSGLTIFATVIATALMGITEKLIFALKNPAYSASPPEATLVNCLGLLLVIFGSLILWMASRPHWKRPPAENAKILRPIGTTPEGTEVESTMTNSSNADKSDLRSNTEAARKQNIKFDEAGQRSTM from the exons ATGGAGGACTACGGGCGATTCCTGGCGCTCCTGGCCTCTTCGCTGCTGGTCGGCTTCGTGTCGGTCATCCTCTCCCTCGTCTGGGTCTTCCACTACCGcgaggggctgagctgggacgGCAGCCCGGCGGAATTCAACTGGCACCCCGTCCTCATCATCACGGGCTTCGTCTTCATGCAGGGCATCG CTATTATTGTGTACAGATTGCCCTGGACCTGGAAGTGCAGCAAACTCCTAATGAAGTTCATACATGCTGGATTAAATACTATAGCTATGATTCTTGCAATCGTTTCTATGGTAGCCGTGTTTGATTTCCACAATGCCAAGAACATTCCTAACATGTACAGTCTGCACAGCTGGATTGGGCTGACTGCTGTTATATTTTATTCTCTCCAG CTGTTCTTGGGTTTCGCTGTCTTTCTGCTCCCATTTGCTCCGGTTCGTCTCCGTGTAGCTCTCATGCCAATACACGTTTATTCAGGTCTCACCATCTTTGCAACAGTGATTGCAACAGCTCTCATGGGAATCACAGAAAAGCTTATATTTGCATT gaaaaatcctGCATACAGTGCATCCCCACCAGAAGCAACTTTGGTCAACTGCCTTGGTCTTTTGCTTGTCATATTTGGTTCACTTATTTTGTGGATGGCAAGCAGGCCCCATTGGAAGCGGCCCCCAGCAGAGAATGCTAAAATTCTGAGGCCCATTGGAACAACTCCTGAAGGCACAGAAGTAGAATCCACAATGACAAACAGTAGTAATGCAGATAAATCTGATCTGAGGAGCAATACTGAAGCAGCCAGAAAACAGAACATCAAATTTGATGAAGCAGGACAAAGATCAACTATGTAA